The Carassius gibelio isolate Cgi1373 ecotype wild population from Czech Republic chromosome B14, carGib1.2-hapl.c, whole genome shotgun sequence genome has a segment encoding these proteins:
- the rnf145a gene encoding RING finger protein 145 yields the protein MAVKERVEAVLNVGLRVPSIMLLEVLYRWDVSSFFQKIQRSSLNNNPLFQYKYLALYLHYVGYILSLVLLTLPRQHLVQLYLYVLTALLLFAGHQISRDYVRSELESGYEGPLYLEPLSINRFTTALICQLVVCTLCSCVMQTKRIWLFSAHLLPLVARLCLVPLETIVFVNRFAMIFTGLEVIYFLASNLLVPFNLAKTAYRELAQVVEVYGLLALGMSLWNQLVLPVLFMCFWLVLFALQIYTYFSTRDQPTSRERLLFLFLTSIAECCCTPYSLLGLVFTVSFVALGVLTLCKFYLQGYRAFMNDNTMHRGMTEGITLLILAVQTGLIELQVIHRAFLLSIILFIVVASILQSMLEIADPIVLALGASRDKSLWKHFRAVSLCSFLLVFPAYMSYMICQFFHMDFWLLIIISSSILTSLQVLGTLLIYVLFMVEELSKAPVENMDDVIYWVNGTYRLLEFLVALCVVAYGVSETVFGEWTVMGSTIVLIHSYYNVWLRAQLGWQSFLLRRDAVNKIKSLPTASHQQLQQHNDICSICYQDMTSAVITPCSHLFHAGCLKKWLYVQETCPLCHNQLKGSLQPGSSTQDAPPQEPPIQLAGDLDPSQHPESDSALQVPQQDDTTLASASDLMVGLKDDGDTPACSSSQS from the exons ATGGCTGTGAAGGAGCGGGTGGAGGCGGTGCTGAATGTGGGCCTGCGGGTCCCCAGTATCATGTTACTAGAGGTGCTGTACCGCTGGGATGTCAGCTCCTTCTTCCAAAAGATCCAGAGAAGCAGCCTCAACAACAACCCCCTCTTCCAGTACAAGTACCTGGCCCTCTACCTTCACTATGTGG GCTACATCCTGAGTCTGGTTCTGCTCACCCTGCCCCGACAGCACCTGGTGCAGCTCTACCTGTATGTGCTCACTGCTCTGCTGCTGTTCGCTGGTCACCAGATCTCAAG GGACTATGTGCGCAGTGAACTGGAGTCAGGCTATGAGGGCCCGCTGTACCTGGAGCCTCTGTCCATCAACCGCTTCACTACTGCGCTCATCT GCCAGCTGGTGGTCTGTACCTTGTGCTCCTGTGTGATGCAGACCAAGCGCATTTGGCTGTTCTCAGCGCACttgctccctctggtggccaggCTGTGCCTGGTCCCTTTGGAGACCATCGTTTTCGTCAATCGTTTTGCCATGATTTTCACAGGCCTGGAAGTCATCTACTTTTTGGCCTCCAACCTGCTGGTGCCATTTAATTTGGCCAAGACAGCGTACCGGGAACTTGCACAG GTGGTGGAGGTTTATGGCTTGCTGGCTCTCGGTATGTCTCTGTGGAATCAGTTGGTTCTGCCCGTGTTGTTCATGTGTTTCTGGCTGGTTCTGTTTGCTCTGCAAATCTACACATACTTCAGCACACGGGACCAGCCCACATCTAGAGAGAGGCTGCTCTTCCTTTTTCTCACCAG TATTGCAGAGTGCTGTTGTACTCCGTACTCCCTGCTGGGCCTGGTCTTCACCGTTTCATTCGTTGCTTTGGGAGTGCTCACTCTTTGCAAGTTCTACCTGCAGGGCTATAGGGCTTTCATGAATGACAACACCATGCACAG GGGAATGACGGAGGGAATCACTCTTCTGATCCTCGCTGTTCAGACTGGACTGATCGAGCTCCAGGTCATCCACAGAGCCTTCCTCCTCAGCATCATCCTCTTCATTGTGGTGGCCTCCATCCTGCAGTCTATGCTGGAGATAGCTGATCCCATAGTGCTGGCGCTGGGAGCCTCCAGAGACAA GAGTTTATGGAAACACTTTAGAGCGGTTAGCTTGTGCTCGTTTCTGCTGGTGTTCCCAGCCTACATGTCCTACATGATATGTCAGTTCTTCCACATGGACTTCTGGCTGCTGATCATCATCTCCTCCAGCATCTTGACCTCATTACAG GTGCTGGGCACGCTGCTGATCTATGTGCTCTTCATGGTGGAGGAGCTCAGCAAGGCTCCGGTGGAGAACATGGATGATGTCATCTACTGGGTGAACGGCACCTACAGGCTGCTGGAGTTCCTGGTTGCGCTGTGCGTGGTGGCGTACGGTGTGTCGGAGACAGTGTTTGGGGAGTGGACCGTGATGGGCTCCACCATCGTGCTCATCCATTCTTACTATAACGTGTGGCTGAGGGCCCAGCTGGGCTGGCAGAGTTTCCTGCTCCGCAGAGATGCTGTCAACAAGATCAAGAGCCTGCCTACAGCTTCTCACCAACAACTCCAGCAGCACAATGACATCTGTTCCATCTGctaccag GACATGACGTCAGCTGTGATCACCCCCTGCAGTCACCTCTTCCATGCCGGCTGCTTGAAAAAGTGGTTGTATGTGCAGGAGACCTGCCCTCTTTGCCACAACCAGCTGAAAGGCTCATTACAACCCGGCTCTTCAACACAGGACGCCCCGCCACAAGAGCCCCCAATACAGCTAGCAGGTGATCTGGACCCTTCACAGCATCCAGAGTCAGATTCAGCTCTCCAGGTTCCCCAGCAAGATGACACCACTCTCGCTTCAGCATCAGACCTCATGGTTGGGCTAAAAGACGACGGTGACACTCCTGCCTGCTCCTCCTCCCAATCCTAA